The following proteins come from a genomic window of Alicyclobacillus dauci:
- a CDS encoding DUF917 domain-containing protein has protein sequence MARELTKDDVSYAVTGGSLLGGGGGGWPDDGRAIGNLAIEIGNPRLASLDEFDDDDLLVTVAMVGAPAAKDKYVKPVHYVRALEMLQDRLKKPVAGIMTNENGPGTTVNGWLQSAMLGVPIVDAPCNGRAHPTGVMGSIGLHQQPGYTSIQAAAGGFGERQLETVVAGSITAASASIRDLSVRAGGLVAVARNPVSVKYAREHCAVGGISQTIDLGKRMVHAQAAGGAAVIEAALNYLGGQIIYEGVVGDVYLETKGGFDVGKVTVGDVELTFWNEYMTLERSGERLATFPDLVMTLDAQTGKPIITAEIHPGQLVVVVSVPKDRLKLGAGMRDPELFRPVEETVGKPVIRYVFSGAVNV, from the coding sequence ATGGCACGAGAGCTTACAAAGGATGACGTCTCTTACGCCGTCACGGGCGGATCACTGCTCGGCGGGGGAGGAGGCGGTTGGCCGGACGATGGAAGGGCCATTGGGAACCTTGCGATTGAGATTGGTAATCCACGACTCGCTTCTTTAGACGAGTTTGATGACGACGATTTGTTGGTAACGGTCGCCATGGTTGGTGCACCGGCCGCCAAGGATAAGTATGTCAAACCGGTTCACTATGTCCGCGCATTGGAAATGCTTCAGGATCGGCTGAAGAAACCGGTCGCTGGCATCATGACCAATGAAAACGGCCCGGGAACAACGGTCAACGGTTGGCTGCAGTCCGCCATGCTTGGGGTGCCGATTGTCGACGCACCGTGCAATGGCCGCGCTCATCCCACTGGTGTCATGGGTTCAATTGGCCTACACCAACAACCAGGTTATACCTCTATCCAGGCGGCTGCGGGAGGTTTTGGCGAACGACAGTTGGAAACGGTTGTCGCCGGATCGATCACGGCGGCATCCGCTTCCATTCGGGACCTCTCCGTCCGGGCCGGGGGACTTGTTGCCGTTGCACGCAATCCGGTTTCAGTCAAGTATGCTCGTGAACATTGTGCTGTAGGTGGAATTTCACAAACTATCGACTTGGGCAAACGCATGGTGCATGCGCAAGCTGCAGGTGGTGCCGCGGTGATTGAGGCAGCATTGAACTACCTTGGTGGCCAGATTATCTACGAGGGCGTTGTCGGTGACGTCTACTTGGAAACGAAGGGTGGATTCGACGTCGGTAAAGTCACTGTCGGTGATGTTGAACTGACGTTTTGGAACGAATATATGACATTGGAACGGAGTGGGGAGCGCTTGGCGACCTTCCCAGACCTCGTTATGACGTTGGACGCTCAGACAGGGAAACCGATTATCACGGCGGAGATTCATCCAGGACAGCTGGTGGTGGTAGTCAGTGTACCGAAGGATCGCTTGAAATTAGGAGCTGGAATGCGGGATCCGGAATTGTTCCGGCCAGTTGAAGAGACAGTCGGAAAGCCGGTTATTCGTTACGTGTTCAGTGGGGCAGTCAATGTATAG
- a CDS encoding DUF1177 domain-containing protein, which produces MTLKQTIDIFELLDDAQVSGEKVKACFEARGAKYVNVQTVTGPKGSTDFIEIVIPGRGGKLLGGKAPTLGIVGRLGGIGARPERTGLVSDADGAVAALSAALKLTDMQGKGDVLLGDVIVSTHICPDAPTRPHTPVPFMDSPVDILTMNRYEVREDMDAILSIDTTKGNRVFNHRGIAISPTVKEGYILKFSDDLVSLMEISTGSVAQTFSVTTQDITPYGNDVYHINSILQPAVATRAPVVGVAVTAQTSVPGCATGASHEVDIALAAKFCIEVAKAYGENQCAFYDEAEFQRLLQLYGSMSHLQTPGRAN; this is translated from the coding sequence ATGACGCTAAAACAGACGATAGACATTTTTGAGCTTTTGGACGACGCACAAGTAAGCGGTGAGAAGGTAAAAGCCTGTTTTGAAGCCCGTGGCGCGAAGTACGTCAACGTACAAACTGTCACTGGTCCGAAGGGGAGCACGGATTTTATTGAGATCGTCATCCCGGGAAGGGGTGGGAAACTGCTCGGCGGCAAAGCGCCAACACTCGGTATTGTCGGTCGGCTCGGGGGCATTGGTGCGCGCCCTGAACGAACGGGACTGGTGTCGGATGCCGACGGCGCGGTGGCGGCACTCAGTGCTGCCCTCAAACTGACGGACATGCAGGGAAAGGGAGACGTTCTATTAGGGGACGTCATTGTATCGACGCACATCTGCCCGGATGCACCCACTCGTCCACATACCCCGGTTCCCTTTATGGATTCTCCGGTGGACATTTTAACGATGAACCGGTACGAGGTTCGGGAAGACATGGATGCTATCTTGTCTATTGATACGACTAAGGGAAATCGGGTGTTTAATCATCGCGGGATCGCAATTTCTCCTACTGTAAAAGAGGGCTACATTCTTAAGTTCAGTGACGATCTCGTATCACTGATGGAGATTTCGACTGGAAGCGTAGCACAAACGTTCTCAGTGACAACTCAGGACATCACGCCGTACGGCAACGACGTCTATCATATCAACAGTATTCTCCAACCAGCCGTAGCGACGAGGGCTCCGGTCGTCGGCGTCGCTGTCACAGCCCAGACATCTGTGCCCGGATGCGCTACTGGTGCGAGTCATGAGGTAGATATCGCGCTCGCAGCGAAGTTTTGCATTGAGGTGGCAAAAGCGTACGGTGAAAATCAATGTGCTTTTTATGATGAAGCAGAATTTCAACGTTTACTCCAGTTGTACGGGTCCATGAGCCATTTACAAACGCCGGGCAGGGCGAACTGA
- a CDS encoding aspartate/glutamate racemase family protein: MIGVVRVVTLADPSLLAEHGNLISSKYGLETTSRSIPDQPFGIHNDETEQIAVPKIIELAEQFEKDGAKAVVISCAADPAVAELRERLNIPVIGAGSAAALVAQGLGLQTGVLGITDDAPQVVKDTLGNLLTGYAHPRGVENTTDLLTPEGRKQAIEAARSLLEQGAQAILFACTGYSTIGLADVLRAELGCVVIDAVEAEGLFTWYAAQTLSVGANT, encoded by the coding sequence ATGATTGGTGTCGTGCGCGTGGTAACTTTGGCAGATCCTAGTTTACTAGCGGAACACGGAAACCTTATATCGAGTAAGTACGGCTTGGAGACGACCAGTAGGTCCATTCCCGATCAACCATTTGGCATCCACAACGATGAGACGGAACAGATTGCCGTCCCAAAAATTATCGAACTTGCAGAGCAATTTGAGAAAGACGGGGCCAAGGCTGTTGTCATCAGTTGTGCAGCCGATCCTGCTGTTGCTGAACTGCGTGAGCGACTGAATATCCCTGTTATTGGAGCAGGCAGTGCAGCTGCCTTGGTCGCACAAGGACTTGGTCTCCAAACCGGGGTTCTCGGGATTACCGATGACGCTCCGCAGGTTGTGAAAGACACCTTGGGCAACCTGCTAACTGGTTACGCCCATCCCCGAGGCGTCGAGAACACCACGGATCTACTTACCCCCGAGGGGCGAAAGCAAGCAATTGAAGCGGCGAGATCGTTGCTTGAACAAGGTGCTCAGGCCATTCTGTTTGCTTGTACGGGATACTCCACCATTGGACTCGCTGACGTTCTCCGCGCTGAACTGGGTTGCGTGGTGATAGACGCAGTTGAAGCGGAGGGGCTCTTTACATGGTACGCGGCCCAGACACTATCAGTAGGGGCGAATACGTAA
- a CDS encoding PucR family transcriptional regulator — MEQTPFTVEKLLQLPIMQDAKLVGGFEGTVNEILCVDIMEIPDITGWLRKGEFVLTTGYSFQDNPQGLCRVLEEIHHVDGAAVGFKPKRFLQATPPDAIELSNMYGIPLIEIPSAIPYIEITQPIMEQILNSQLTMMREVYNINSRFVTLLATQRSQELLNVLGQLLGCEAALLTFNGDVQMRTAGFTVDDVKMVRNIRSGNTAMAYVALTRTLDLTDAFETMCLDQVVALMSLELTAKDAHASQGKRVREEFLVELLSGSLRMEGILVQRANQLDFPQGLSRVVMVMEPLEDQPGNMSSKDRVQSQVADWINQTHRTVFVAASVGDHVVLLFASSESNPVTQQQIVRHMVTTLQVEVEERFGLSMRVAIGEARQDLRDVGQSYEEARRAMSVCKKVRPDLRVVHWSDIYVEDMLLTMGPHPTLDRLYTSLISPIHAYDLENGTDLLRTLDIYLQFGGNTKQVAAAMFIHRNSVHYRLERIQDILGRDLNDPELSFRLNLTLRAWKLGLGRSN, encoded by the coding sequence ATGGAGCAAACTCCGTTTACGGTCGAGAAGCTGCTTCAATTGCCGATCATGCAGGATGCCAAGCTGGTCGGTGGTTTCGAGGGAACAGTAAACGAGATTCTGTGTGTGGATATCATGGAAATCCCCGACATAACAGGATGGCTTCGCAAGGGTGAGTTTGTGCTGACGACAGGCTATTCCTTTCAGGACAATCCACAGGGTCTGTGTCGTGTGCTCGAAGAAATACATCATGTTGACGGAGCAGCAGTTGGATTCAAACCGAAGCGGTTTTTGCAGGCGACCCCACCGGATGCCATTGAGTTGAGCAACATGTATGGTATTCCATTAATTGAAATTCCCTCTGCCATTCCATACATCGAGATTACGCAGCCAATTATGGAGCAGATTCTTAATTCGCAACTGACCATGATGCGTGAAGTTTACAATATCAATAGTCGCTTTGTAACCTTACTGGCAACTCAGCGCAGTCAGGAACTCCTCAATGTTCTCGGCCAACTTCTCGGATGCGAGGCGGCGCTGCTGACCTTCAACGGAGATGTCCAGATGAGAACCGCTGGCTTTACTGTTGATGACGTGAAGATGGTAAGGAATATCCGATCCGGCAATACGGCCATGGCGTACGTGGCTTTGACCCGTACTCTGGACCTAACCGACGCCTTTGAAACGATGTGTCTGGACCAAGTGGTGGCACTCATGTCCCTTGAACTGACCGCGAAAGATGCTCACGCGTCACAGGGAAAGCGCGTTCGAGAGGAGTTTCTCGTTGAATTGTTGTCCGGCTCGTTGCGAATGGAAGGGATTCTCGTGCAGCGAGCCAACCAGCTCGATTTTCCACAGGGCCTATCTCGCGTCGTGATGGTCATGGAGCCCCTCGAAGACCAGCCGGGGAACATGTCATCAAAAGATAGAGTTCAAAGCCAAGTTGCAGACTGGATCAACCAAACACATCGGACCGTGTTCGTCGCGGCTTCAGTTGGGGACCATGTTGTTTTGTTGTTCGCCAGCTCAGAGTCAAACCCAGTCACACAGCAGCAGATCGTTCGTCACATGGTGACTACGCTGCAAGTCGAGGTTGAGGAGCGATTCGGTTTATCCATGCGCGTGGCAATCGGAGAGGCACGACAGGACTTGCGGGATGTGGGTCAAAGTTACGAAGAGGCTAGACGTGCAATGAGTGTATGTAAGAAGGTAAGGCCCGATTTACGAGTTGTTCATTGGAGCGATATATATGTCGAAGATATGCTGCTTACTATGGGGCCCCATCCGACGTTGGATCGATTATACACGTCGCTCATCTCTCCAATTCATGCGTACGACTTGGAAAATGGTACAGATCTTCTGCGCACCCTCGATATTTATCTCCAGTTTGGTGGGAACACAAAGCAAGTCGCGGCAGCGATGTTCATCCACCGAAATTCGGTTCACTACCGGCTGGAACGAATCCAAGACATTCTTGGTAGAGACCTAAATGATCCTGAGTTATCGTTTCGACTGAATCTCACGTTGCGCGCTTGGAAACTTGGCTTAGGTCGCTCCAATTAA
- a CDS encoding four-carbon acid sugar kinase family protein — protein MQQDASLERGKIVLSFYGDDFTGSTDAMEALTIGGLPTVLFLDVPSKDVLARFPHIKCVGVAGNSRVMNPVQMEQELPSIFTRLRELGSDYVHYKVCSTFDSSKEIGNIATVLRISQDVFSKQQWVPVFVASPDLKRYTVFGSHYAAMRGEVHRLDRHPTMSRHPITPMHEADLRLVLQEQGAANVGLIDVLDLAQPRSALLDTVRNKLANNPEAVVFDALTREHVEQVGAVFAASRNADEPLFIIGSSGVGHVISSIQGELEESTVRVGREHLKPKKVEQLLVVSGSCSPVTQQQLQWALTHGFEGIHLSLPEVMNATDRNAALENIVDQASEIVRRGKNPIIYTALGPDDPSIKENQRQIVESGLQISDTSQILGSYLGEVSKMVIQETGIERLVISGGDTSSYATRQLGIYAMEMITSISPGAPLCRCYSDDSRIDGLELALKGGQFGGEDYFTQVLGV, from the coding sequence ATGCAACAGGATGCTTCGCTAGAGCGTGGAAAAATTGTCCTCTCGTTTTATGGAGATGACTTTACCGGATCGACAGATGCCATGGAGGCATTGACCATAGGCGGGCTGCCAACCGTATTATTTCTGGACGTCCCCAGTAAAGACGTGTTGGCTCGTTTCCCACACATCAAATGTGTTGGTGTTGCCGGGAACAGTCGGGTCATGAACCCGGTGCAAATGGAACAGGAACTCCCTTCAATTTTCACGAGGCTGCGAGAATTGGGCAGCGATTATGTTCACTATAAAGTGTGTTCAACGTTCGACTCCTCCAAGGAGATCGGCAATATCGCGACGGTCCTGCGCATTTCGCAAGATGTGTTCAGCAAACAGCAATGGGTGCCGGTGTTTGTCGCCTCACCGGACCTCAAAAGATATACGGTGTTCGGGAGCCATTACGCTGCGATGCGCGGGGAGGTCCACCGCTTGGACAGGCACCCCACGATGTCTCGCCACCCGATCACGCCCATGCACGAAGCAGACTTACGCCTCGTGTTACAGGAGCAAGGCGCGGCCAACGTTGGACTCATCGATGTACTTGATCTCGCACAACCTCGAAGTGCGCTGCTTGACACCGTGCGAAATAAGCTAGCGAACAATCCGGAGGCTGTTGTCTTCGACGCACTCACACGGGAACATGTTGAACAAGTTGGCGCGGTGTTTGCCGCTTCTCGCAACGCGGATGAACCCCTGTTCATCATCGGGTCATCCGGAGTTGGACACGTGATTTCCTCGATTCAGGGAGAACTTGAAGAGTCCACGGTGCGGGTTGGCCGTGAGCATCTCAAACCCAAAAAGGTCGAACAATTGCTGGTCGTGTCCGGCAGTTGTTCCCCTGTGACGCAGCAACAGTTGCAGTGGGCGTTGACTCACGGATTCGAGGGCATTCATCTGTCCCTACCAGAGGTGATGAACGCCACCGATAGAAACGCAGCGTTGGAGAACATTGTGGACCAAGCCAGTGAGATTGTTCGTCGTGGGAAGAACCCTATTATTTATACTGCACTCGGGCCGGATGACCCGAGTATAAAAGAGAATCAGCGTCAAATCGTCGAGAGCGGTTTACAGATTTCTGACACCAGTCAGATCCTCGGTTCCTATTTGGGTGAAGTGTCCAAAATGGTCATTCAGGAGACTGGGATTGAACGGTTGGTTATTTCTGGCGGTGATACGTCCAGCTATGCGACCAGGCAACTCGGCATCTACGCAATGGAGATGATCACCTCCATTTCGCCGGGCGCGCCGCTCTGTCGCTGTTACTCGGACGACTCCCGGATCGACGGCCTGGAATTAGCCTTGAAAGGCGGACAGTTTGGCGGTGAAGATTACTTTACGCAGGTATTGGGCGTATAA
- a CDS encoding methyl-accepting chemotaxis protein — MTTVIDYLPGKTIDLKVPIGAPLDQFAGTVTYKCLQTGVPLREERDATQFGVPYISTAVPIMDGEEMVGVIAAVASNVQGEALRVGASQLSAVLADVSSTTEQLTGSSNDVASRLSKLSEESQGLNVELQKINTVLEFVEDVASRSKMLGFNASIEAARAGDHGRGFSVVAAEIQNMAEQSRSAATEITSLLENIKQSVARVDDTLQQIAGFTEEQAAGMEEMSATFQQIGATAESLLQAAVGNKEEIG; from the coding sequence ATGACTACCGTAATTGATTATCTACCAGGTAAAACAATTGATCTAAAAGTTCCCATCGGTGCACCACTCGATCAGTTCGCTGGGACTGTTACATACAAATGCCTTCAGACTGGTGTACCACTACGCGAGGAACGGGATGCCACCCAATTTGGGGTACCTTACATATCTACTGCCGTCCCCATTATGGATGGAGAAGAAATGGTTGGTGTGATAGCGGCCGTAGCCTCTAATGTCCAAGGGGAAGCACTTCGAGTAGGTGCGTCTCAGTTATCAGCAGTGCTAGCGGATGTATCATCCACAACCGAACAATTAACCGGGTCATCAAATGATGTCGCCAGTCGTTTAAGTAAACTGTCTGAAGAGTCTCAGGGCCTAAACGTCGAACTACAGAAAATCAACACAGTTCTGGAATTTGTAGAAGATGTTGCGTCTCGGTCCAAGATGTTAGGTTTTAACGCTTCCATTGAGGCCGCACGTGCTGGAGATCACGGACGAGGTTTTTCAGTCGTCGCAGCAGAGATTCAAAACATGGCCGAACAAAGCAGAAGCGCAGCAACTGAAATAACCAGTTTATTGGAGAACATTAAACAATCCGTCGCTCGAGTCGACGATACCTTACAGCAAATAGCCGGGTTTACTGAAGAACAAGCAGCGGGTATGGAAGAGATGTCCGCAACATTTCAGCAAATTGGGGCCACAGCAGAAAGTCTTCTACAGGCGGCAGTGGGTAATAAGGAAGAAATCGGTTAA